The Verrucomicrobiota bacterium genomic interval ATGAATCTCCATCGCTCTCTCAAAACAGGCCCGTCATCCCGCCGGGCGTTCCTGCAAACCGTCTCTGCCGCCGCCGCAGTGGCTCCGCTGGTGGTGCCCGGAAGAGTGCTCGGCTTGGATGGCAACGTCGCTCCCAGCAACCGCATTACCGTCGGCTTCATTGGCACCGGTCGCCAGACCATTTACGCCAATATTCCCGGTTTTCTCAAGGAAGACGATTGTCAGGGCGTGGCCGTGTGCGACGTGGATTCCTGGCGCATGGGCGTTGCCAAAAAGAACATCGAGGAGTTCTACGCCAAAAAAGCTGCCTCCGGAAATTTCAAAGGCTGCGCCACGTTCAGTGATTGGCGTGAGTTGCTGGCGGATAAAAGTATTGACGCTGTGATGATCGGGAGTCCCGATCACTGGCATGTTATCCAAGCCATGGCCGCGTTGCGCGCGGGCAAGGATGTTGCCTGCGAAAAACCGCTCACCCGCAACATCGCCGCCGGTCGCAAGATGAGCGATCTCGTTGCAAAGACTGGCCGCATGTTCCGCACCGATAGCGAATTTCGATCCAACAAAGCCTGCCATCGCGTGGTGGAAATGGTGCGCAACGGGAAGATCGGCAAGCTCCAACGCATTATTACCGGCACGCCAAAAGACACCACGCTAGCATCGCAGCCGGATATGCCAGTGCCCAAGGAATTGAATTACGACATGTGGCTGGGACCGGCCCCCTTGGCACCGTACACCGAGAAGCGCGTTCACGCCCCGCAGCAGCCTCCCAACAAGACCCGCCCCGGGTGGTTAGCGATCACGGATTATGCGGACGGGATGCTGGCCAACTGGGGCGCGCACCTGAATGACATTGCCATGTGGGCCAATAATACGGAACACACCGGCCCGATTGAAATCCAAGCCACCGGCACCTATCCGCCCAAGGGCAACCTATGGGATGTCATCCAGACCTTTGAGGCGCACTTCCTGTATGCCAACGGCGTAACACTCACCTGCAAAACCGACAAGCCCTATATGCGCTTTGAGGGCACCGAAGGCTGGGTTCAAGTGGTGTATCCCACCCAGATTGATGCCGAACCAGAATCGCTTTTAACCTGGAAGCCCGGCCCGAGTGACCTGCATCTGCCGTTTAAGCACAGCGAGAAGCGTGACTTCTTGGATGCGGTTAAATCCCGTCAGCAGCCGCTTTACACCTGCGAAGGCGGACACCGTAATAATTCGTTGTCGCATTTGGCGCTGGCGGCGATCGCGGTGGGGCGGAAGCTCAAATGGGACCCGGTCAAAGAAGTGGTGATTGGCGACGCCGAAGCCAACCAGGCGCTGGCGCCCAAACCGCTACGTGCCCCTTGGGTGGTCAGTTAGCGGATAGCAGCACTGCTGTCACTGCCGCTTGCAATTGTTCCATCGAAAACGGTTTTGCCAAAACGGCGTTTGCTCCCAAATGCTTGGCAATTTCGAGATAAGCATTCGCGTCGCCAGTGCCACCACCAGACATGGCGATGATCTTCACGGTTTTATCCTTGGCCCGTAAAGCTTGAATCGTTTCGATCCCTTCTTGTTCCGGCATGATCAGGTCAGTAATGATGATGGCGGGCGACCAATCGCGGTAAATCTCCATCGCCTTGAGGCCGTTTTCTGCGGTGCGGACTTCGTGCCCCATGCGTTGGAGCACCTTGGTCA includes:
- a CDS encoding response regulator is translated as MVKILLVDDDDSLRIVLTKVLQRMGHEVRTAENGLKAMEIYRDWSPAIIITDLIMPEQEGIETIQALRAKDKTVKIIAMSGGGTGDANAYLEIAKHLGANAVLAKPFSMEQLQAAVTAVLLSAN
- a CDS encoding Gfo/Idh/MocA family oxidoreductase; the encoded protein is MNLHRSLKTGPSSRRAFLQTVSAAAAVAPLVVPGRVLGLDGNVAPSNRITVGFIGTGRQTIYANIPGFLKEDDCQGVAVCDVDSWRMGVAKKNIEEFYAKKAASGNFKGCATFSDWRELLADKSIDAVMIGSPDHWHVIQAMAALRAGKDVACEKPLTRNIAAGRKMSDLVAKTGRMFRTDSEFRSNKACHRVVEMVRNGKIGKLQRIITGTPKDTTLASQPDMPVPKELNYDMWLGPAPLAPYTEKRVHAPQQPPNKTRPGWLAITDYADGMLANWGAHLNDIAMWANNTEHTGPIEIQATGTYPPKGNLWDVIQTFEAHFLYANGVTLTCKTDKPYMRFEGTEGWVQVVYPTQIDAEPESLLTWKPGPSDLHLPFKHSEKRDFLDAVKSRQQPLYTCEGGHRNNSLSHLALAAIAVGRKLKWDPVKEVVIGDAEANQALAPKPLRAPWVVS